One stretch of Juglans microcarpa x Juglans regia isolate MS1-56 chromosome 3D, Jm3101_v1.0, whole genome shotgun sequence DNA includes these proteins:
- the LOC121256734 gene encoding putative calcium-binding protein CML19 → MVKAKHDASSSSSPPPPPLMDEKRNNVTSPKSALGRLRRKLSSRKSTTEKQSSLSGSDFEMTSKFCSELQRVFDYLDVDEDGKISLAELQGCVTTVGGTMSVDEAEETLKSSDLNGDGLLDFEEFQKLMETSGEEEKNDTLKEAFAMYDMEGSGCITPTSLKRMLSRLGDSKSVQDCKAMIRKFDLNGDGVLSFEEFRIMMH, encoded by the coding sequence ATGGTCAAAGCTAAACACGatgcatcatcttcttcttctcctcctcctcctcctctgatGGATGAGAAGCGTAATAATGTGACATCTCCGAAATCAGCTCTGGGAAGATTACGTCGCAAGCTGTCTTCGAGAAAGAGTACTACTGAAAAGCAGAGTTCTCTTTCGGGTTCTGATTTCGAGATGACGAGCAAATTCTGCAGCGAGCTCCAAAGGGTGTTCGATTACTTGGACGTGGATGAAGATGGTAAAATATCTCTTGCCGAGTTGCAAGGCTGCGTGACCACAGTGGGGGGCACTATGTCCGTGGATGAGGCGGAAGAAACCCTGAAGTCGTCTGATTTGAACGGGGATGGGCTGCTGGACTTCGAGGAATTCCAGAAGCTAATGGAGACAAGCGGGGAAGAGGAAAAGAATGACACGCTCAAAGAGGCTTTTGCTATGTATGATATGGAGGGGTCCGGCTGCATCACCCCCACGAGCTTGAAGAGAATGCTGAGTCGACTCGGCGATTCCAAGTCCGTTCAGGATTGTAAAGCTATGATCCGAAAGTTTGATCTCAATGGAGATGGCGTTCTCAGCTTTGAAGAGTTCAGAATTATGATGCATTGA